One window of the Triticum dicoccoides isolate Atlit2015 ecotype Zavitan chromosome 3B, WEW_v2.0, whole genome shotgun sequence genome contains the following:
- the LOC119278886 gene encoding wheatwin-2, with the protein MAARVMLVAALLCAAAAAAAAQQANNVRATYHYYRPAQNNWDLGAPAVSAYCATWDASKPLSWRSKYGWTAFCGPAGAHGQAACGKCLRVTNPATGAQVTARIVDQCANGGLDLDWDTVFTKIDTNGVGYQQGHLNVNYQFVDCRD; encoded by the coding sequence ATGGCGGCACGCGTGATGCTGGTGGCGGCGCTGctgtgcgcggcggcggcggcggccgcggcgcaGCAGGCGAACAACGTGCGCGCGACGTACCACTACTACCGGCCGGCCCAGAACAACTGGGACCTGGGCGCGCCGGCGGTGAGCGCCTACTGCGCGACCTGGGACGCCAGCAAGCCGCTGTCGTGGCGGTCCAAGTACGGGTGGACGGCGTTCTGCGGCCCCGCCGGCGCCCACGGGCAGGCGGCGTGCGGCAAGTGCCTCCGGGTGACGAACCCGGCGACGGGGGCGCAGGTGACGGCGAGGATCGTGGACCAGTGCGCCAACGGCGGGCTGGACCTGGACTGGGACACCGTCTTCACCAAGATCGACACCAACGGGGTCGGGTACCAGCAGGGCCACCTCAACGTCAACTACCAGTTCGTCGACTGCCGCGACTAG
- the LOC119280289 gene encoding flotillin-like protein 2, with the protein MAIATTSNQAAIPPANRDGGELVADASEYLAISGWGINDVKLAKKAWVFAGQQCKRFSVTPVNYEFEVNAMSSEKLPFVLPAVFTIGPQVTTLELGDAAEAAVEAKLLLYAKLIAPLHLGGASASRVHDLVKGVIEGETRVLAAQLTMDEIFTGTKKFKQEVFDSVQKELDQFGLFIYNANVKQLVDVPGHEYFSYLGQKTQQEAASRAKVDVAEARMKGEVGAKERTGLTLQNAAKVDAETKVLSVRQQGEAFKEEAKVNAEVQVFQNAREADVAAAMTDLAMKKAGWDRQAKVAEVEAAKAVAIRDAELQMEVEIKNALCQTEKLKAEQLSKATVQYDTRVQESNALFYGRQKVAEAALYEEMKAAEARKAQADALFFEQKMAEDAKLYAKQREAEALSLVGRAKADYVASMLAALGGDYRALRDYLMIDGGMYAEMARINASAVNGLRPKISVWSNGDGGGEGGALQQVAGVYKMLPPLLETVHEQTGMLPRAWMGTLSKDGAAAN; encoded by the exons ATGGCGATAGCCACGAC CAGCAATCAGGCAGCAATACCGCCGGCGAACCGAGATGGCGGCGAGCTCGTGGCGGACGCGTCGGAGTACCTGGCCATCAGCGGCTGGGGCATCAACGACGTGAAGCTGGCGAAGAAGGCGTGGGTGTTCGCGGGGCAGCAGTGCAAGAGGTTCAGCGTCACGCCCGTCAACTACGAGTTCGAGGTGAACGCCATGAGCTCCGAGAAGCTGCCCTTCGTCCTGCCCGCCGTCTTCACCATCGGGCCCCAGGTGACCACCCTGGAGCTCGGCGACGCCGCCGAGGCCGCCGTGGAGGCCAAGCTCCTGCTCTACGCCAAGCTCATCGCGCCGCTGCACCTGGGAGGCGCCTCGGCAAGCCGCGTGCACGACCTGGTGAAGGGCGTGATCGAGGGCGAGACCCGCGTGCTGGCGGCGCAGCTGACCATGGACGAGATCTTCACCGGCACCAAGAAGTTCAAGCAGGAGGTGTTCGACAGCGTGCAGAAGGAGCTGGACCAGTTCGGGCTCTTCATCTACAACGCCAACGTGAAGCAGCTGGTGGACGTGCCGGGCCACGAGTACTTCTCCTACCTCGGCCAGAAGACGCAGCAGGAGGCGGCCAGCAGGGCCAAGGTGGACGTGGCGGAGGCGAGGATGAAGGGCGAGGTCGGCGCCAAGGAGCGGACCGGCCTCACGCTCCAGAACGCCGCCAAGGTGGACGCCGAGACCAAGGTGCTGTCGGTGCGGCAGCAAGGCGAGGCGTTCAAGGAGGAGGCCAAGGTCAATGCCGAGGTGCAGGTTTTCCAGAACGCCAGGGAGGCCGACGTCGCCGCCGCAATGACCGACCTCGCCATGAAGAAGGCCGGCTGGGACCGGCAGGCCAAGGTCGCCGAGGTGGAGGCCGCCAAGGCCGTCGCCATCCGCGACGCCGAGCTGCAGATGGAGGTCGAGATCAAGAACGCCCTCTGCCAGACCGAGAAGCTCAAGGCCGAGCAGCTCAGCAAGGCCACCGTGCAATATGACACACGG GTTCAAGAGTCGAATGCGCTCTTCTACGGCCGGCAGAAGGTGGCGGAGGCGGCTCTGTACGAGGAGATGAAGGCGGCGGAGGCGCGCAAGGCGCAGGCCGACGCGCTCTTCTTCGAGCAGAAGATGGCCGAGGACGCCAAGCTGTACGCCAAGCAGCGAGAGGCGGAGGCGCTGTCGCTGGTGGGCAGGGCCAAGGCGGACTACGTGGCGTCCATGCTGGCGGCGCTCGGCGGCGACTACCGCGCGCTCAGGGACTACCTCATGATCGACGGCGGCATGTACGCCGAGATGGCGCGCATCAACGCCAGCGCCGTCAACGGCCTGCGGCCAAAGATCAGCGTCTGGAGCAACGGAGATggtggcggcgagggcggcgcaCTGCAGCAGGTGGCTGGGGTGTACAAGATGCTCCCGCCGTTGCTGGAGACGGTGCACGAGCAGACCGGGATGTTGCCGCGGGCGTGGATGGGCACGCTGTCcaaggacggcgccgccgccaactGA